In one Streptomyces sp. T12 genomic region, the following are encoded:
- the cobJ gene encoding precorrin-3B C(17)-methyltransferase, whose protein sequence is MIGLISATAAGAAARDRLVAAWPERVRVYEGPVGDAVRRAFAECEQLVCFLATGAVVRLIAPLLGDKASDPGVVCVDEGGRFAVSLVGGHGGGANELAREVGELLGSEPVVTTATDAVGVPGLDMLGFPVEGDVAGVSRALLDGEPVALRAELAWPLPPLPVAAEGSRTIRVTDRLVERAAEREVVLRPPSLVVGVGASKGASADEVLGLIESALGDAGLSPRSLAELATVDAKADEPGIVEAAERLGVPLVTHSAEELAAVEVPNPSDAPLAAVGTPSVAEAAALVRGGELLVPKRKSQRADGQPAMATCAVVRRPGRGRLAVVGLGPGARDLLTPRAKAELRRASVLVGLDQYVDQIRDLLRPGTRVLESGLGAEEERARTAVEEARKGQAVALIGSGDAGVYAMASPALAEASDDIEVIGVPGVTAALAAAAILGAPLGHDHVSISLSDLHTPWEVIERRVRAAAEADIVVTFYNPRSRGRDWQLPKALAILAEHRKPTTPVGVVRNASRPDESSRLTTLGALDPATVDMMTVVTVGNTATRDIAGRMVTPRGYRWQAPQEGAK, encoded by the coding sequence GTGATCGGCCTCATTTCCGCCACCGCGGCGGGGGCGGCGGCGCGGGACCGGCTGGTCGCCGCGTGGCCGGAGCGTGTGCGCGTGTACGAAGGGCCCGTCGGGGACGCCGTACGACGGGCGTTCGCGGAGTGCGAGCAGCTCGTGTGCTTTCTCGCGACGGGAGCGGTCGTACGGCTGATCGCCCCGCTGCTGGGTGACAAGGCGTCCGACCCGGGTGTGGTGTGCGTCGACGAGGGCGGGCGGTTCGCCGTGTCGCTGGTCGGCGGGCACGGCGGCGGCGCCAATGAACTCGCCCGGGAGGTCGGGGAGTTGCTGGGGTCCGAGCCCGTGGTGACGACGGCGACCGATGCCGTGGGGGTGCCCGGTCTTGACATGCTCGGGTTCCCGGTGGAGGGCGATGTCGCCGGGGTTTCCCGGGCCCTGCTCGACGGTGAACCGGTGGCGCTGCGGGCCGAGTTGGCGTGGCCGCTGCCCCCGCTGCCGGTCGCCGCCGAGGGTTCCCGCACCATCCGTGTGACGGATCGGCTCGTCGAGCGCGCCGCCGAGCGCGAGGTCGTCCTGCGCCCGCCGTCCCTCGTCGTCGGCGTCGGTGCCTCCAAGGGAGCCTCTGCCGACGAGGTGCTCGGGCTGATCGAGAGCGCGCTCGGCGACGCCGGCCTCTCCCCCAGGTCCCTCGCCGAACTCGCCACCGTCGACGCCAAGGCCGACGAACCCGGCATCGTCGAGGCCGCCGAGCGTCTCGGCGTCCCCCTCGTCACCCACTCCGCCGAGGAACTGGCCGCCGTCGAGGTCCCCAACCCCTCCGACGCGCCCCTCGCCGCCGTGGGCACCCCCTCCGTCGCCGAGGCCGCCGCTCTCGTGCGGGGCGGCGAACTCCTCGTACCCAAGCGCAAGTCGCAGCGCGCCGACGGGCAGCCGGCGATGGCGACCTGTGCCGTCGTACGGCGGCCCGGGCGCGGGCGGCTCGCGGTCGTCGGGCTCGGACCCGGTGCCCGTGATCTGCTGACGCCGCGCGCGAAGGCGGAGCTGCGGCGCGCTTCCGTGCTCGTCGGGCTCGACCAGTACGTCGACCAGATCCGCGACCTGCTGCGGCCCGGCACGCGGGTCCTGGAGTCGGGGCTCGGCGCCGAGGAGGAGCGGGCCCGGACGGCGGTCGAGGAGGCCCGCAAGGGGCAGGCGGTCGCGCTGATCGGCAGCGGGGACGCGGGCGTGTACGCCATGGCCTCCCCCGCGCTCGCGGAGGCCTCCGACGACATCGAGGTGATCGGAGTGCCGGGCGTCACCGCAGCGCTCGCGGCCGCCGCGATCCTCGGTGCGCCGCTCGGGCACGACCACGTCTCGATCAGCCTCTCCGACCTGCACACACCGTGGGAGGTCATCGAACGGCGGGTGCGGGCCGCGGCCGAGGCGGACATCGTGGTCACCTTCTACAACCCCCGCTCCCGGGGCCGCGACTGGCAGCTGCCCAAGGCCCTCGCGATCCTCGCCGAGCACCGCAAGCCGACGACGCCGGTCGGTGTCGTACGGAACGCGTCGCGGCCGGACGAGTCCAGTCGGCTCACGACACTGGGCGCCCTCGACCCGGCGACGGTCGACATGATGACGGTCGTGACGGTGGGCAACACGGCGACCCGGGACATCGCGGGGCGCATGGTGACGCCGCGCGGCTACCGCTGGCAGGCACCGCAGGAGGGCGCCAAGTGA
- a CDS encoding precorrin-8X methylmutase → MNSAARVVHPIEVESYRRLRARLDTSRFPPLTRAVVERVIHSAADLDYATDLVMDEGDLEKAHRALHSGAPVVTDVEMVAAGITRRETVCRLRDAESGPGLTRSAHAIRLAYEQVGPGALWVIGNAPTALEELLTLDAAPALVIGLPVGFVGAVESKAALRESGLPAVSNVSEKGGSAVASAALNALLYHPLTQKNESQKNEEKS, encoded by the coding sequence GTGAACAGTGCGGCTCGTGTGGTCCACCCGATCGAAGTGGAGTCCTACCGGCGGCTGCGCGCCCGCCTGGACACCTCGCGCTTCCCGCCGCTGACCCGGGCGGTGGTGGAGAGGGTCATCCACTCCGCCGCGGATCTCGACTACGCCACCGATCTCGTCATGGACGAGGGCGACCTGGAGAAGGCGCACCGCGCACTGCACTCCGGCGCGCCCGTCGTCACGGACGTGGAGATGGTCGCGGCCGGGATCACCCGGCGCGAGACCGTCTGCCGCCTCAGGGACGCCGAGTCCGGGCCGGGCCTGACCCGTTCGGCGCACGCGATCCGGCTCGCCTACGAGCAGGTCGGCCCGGGTGCCCTCTGGGTGATCGGCAACGCGCCGACCGCGCTGGAGGAGCTGCTGACCCTGGACGCCGCCCCGGCCCTCGTCATCGGCCTGCCCGTCGGCTTCGTCGGCGCGGTCGAGTCCAAGGCCGCGTTGCGCGAGAGCGGGCTGCCCGCCGTGAGCAACGTGTCCGAGAAGGGCGGTTCGGCGGTCGCCTCCGCCGCACTCAACGCCCTGCTGTACCACCCCCTTACGCAGAAGAACGAGTCTCAGAAGAACGAGGAGAAATCGTGA
- the cobO gene encoding cob(I)yrinic acid a,c-diamide adenosyltransferase — MPQGQPSVVPDDGLTTRQRRNRPLVVVHTGIGKGKSTAAFGLALRAWNQGWPIGVFQFVKSAKWKVGEENALRVLGASGEGGSVDWHKMGEGWSWVQRDDQMDNEDKAREGWEQVKRDLAAETYKLYVLDEFAYPMHWGWVDTDEVVDVLRNRPGNQHVVITGRNAPDKLVEFADLVTDMSKVKHPMDAGQKGQRGIEW, encoded by the coding sequence ATGCCGCAGGGACAGCCGAGTGTGGTGCCGGACGATGGCCTGACGACCCGTCAGCGTCGTAATCGGCCGCTGGTCGTCGTGCACACGGGCATCGGGAAGGGCAAGTCGACCGCAGCGTTCGGGCTTGCCCTGCGTGCCTGGAACCAGGGGTGGCCCATCGGGGTGTTCCAGTTCGTCAAGTCGGCCAAGTGGAAGGTCGGCGAGGAGAACGCGCTGCGGGTGCTCGGTGCCAGTGGTGAGGGCGGGTCCGTCGACTGGCACAAGATGGGTGAGGGCTGGTCGTGGGTGCAGCGTGACGATCAGATGGACAACGAGGACAAGGCCCGGGAGGGCTGGGAGCAGGTCAAGCGGGACCTGGCTGCCGAGACGTACAAGCTGTACGTGCTCGACGAGTTCGCCTACCCGATGCACTGGGGGTGGGTGGACACCGACGAGGTCGTCGATGTGCTGCGGAATCGGCCCGGGAACCAGCACGTGGTCATCACCGGGCGGAACGCACCCGACAAGCTCGTCGAGTTCGCCGACCTCGTGACCGACATGTCCAAGGTGAAGCACCCCATGGACGCGGGTCAGAAGGGCCAGAGAGGCATCGAGTGGTGA
- a CDS encoding cobyrinate a,c-diamide synthase has translation MSSSSSSSSSSVPRLVIAAPASGSGKTTVATGLMAALAARGLAVSPHKVGPDYIDPGYHALATGRVGRNLDAYLCGPELIGPLFLHGARGCDIAVVEGVMGMYDGAAGEGELASTAHVAKLLRAPVVLVVDASSQSRSVAALVHGFASWDPQVRVGGVILNKVASDRHEELLREALDAAGVPVLGVLRRVAQVDTPSRHLGLVPVAERRVEAVEAVAAMAAQVSDGCDLEALLGLARSAGALACAAWDAAEALVSSPPPPLPVPSLGAAAPGPPLRPEGPRPQTPPEGGPPDGLVIAVAGGSAFTFSYAEHAELLTAAGAEVVPFDPLRDEQLPEGTRGLVIGGGFPEVYASELSANEPLRKAIGDFALSGAPVAAECAGLLYLCRELDGQPMCGVLDAGARMSERLTLGYRDAVAVSDSVLAGAGTRMRGHEFHRTVVEPGSGAAPAWGVLTARRRVEGFVQQGVHASYLHTHWASQPGVAHRFVERCRTS, from the coding sequence ATGTCCTCCTCGTCCTCCTCCTCGTCCTCGTCCGTCCCTCGGTTGGTCATCGCCGCGCCGGCCTCCGGCAGTGGCAAGACCACCGTCGCCACGGGGTTGATGGCCGCGCTCGCCGCGCGGGGGCTTGCCGTGTCTCCGCACAAGGTGGGGCCGGATTACATCGATCCCGGGTATCACGCGCTCGCCACCGGGCGGGTGGGGCGGAACCTCGACGCGTATCTGTGCGGGCCGGAGCTGATCGGGCCGTTGTTCCTGCATGGGGCGCGTGGGTGCGACATCGCCGTCGTCGAGGGCGTCATGGGGATGTACGACGGGGCCGCCGGGGAGGGGGAGCTGGCGTCCACCGCGCATGTGGCGAAGCTGCTGCGGGCGCCGGTGGTGCTCGTCGTCGACGCGTCGTCGCAGTCGCGGTCCGTTGCGGCGCTGGTGCACGGGTTCGCGTCGTGGGATCCGCAGGTGCGGGTCGGGGGCGTGATTCTGAACAAGGTCGCGTCGGATCGGCATGAGGAGCTGCTGCGGGAGGCGTTGGACGCGGCTGGGGTGCCTGTGCTGGGGGTGCTGCGGCGGGTTGCCCAGGTGGATACGCCGTCTCGGCATCTGGGGCTGGTGCCGGTCGCGGAGCGGCGGGTGGAGGCCGTGGAGGCGGTGGCGGCGATGGCCGCGCAGGTCTCCGACGGGTGTGATCTGGAGGCGTTGCTGGGGCTGGCGCGGAGTGCGGGTGCGTTGGCGTGTGCGGCTTGGGACGCGGCTGAGGCCTTGGTTTCCTCGCCCCCGCCGCCCCTTCCCGTCCCGTCCCTGGGGGCTGCCGCCCCCGGACCCCCGCTTCGGCCCGAAGGGCCTCGTCCTCAAACTCCCCCAGAGGGGGGACCCCCAGACGGGCTGGTCATCGCCGTTGCCGGAGGGTCCGCGTTCACGTTCTCCTACGCGGAACACGCGGAACTTCTCACCGCCGCCGGTGCCGAAGTCGTCCCCTTCGACCCCCTGCGGGACGAACAGCTCCCCGAGGGCACCCGTGGCCTGGTCATCGGGGGCGGCTTTCCCGAGGTGTACGCCTCCGAGCTGTCCGCCAACGAACCCCTGCGCAAGGCCATCGGTGACTTCGCGTTGAGCGGCGCTCCCGTCGCCGCCGAGTGTGCCGGGCTGCTCTATCTCTGTCGGGAGCTGGACGGGCAGCCCATGTGCGGGGTGCTCGACGCCGGTGCCCGGATGAGCGAGCGGCTCACGCTCGGGTATCGGGACGCGGTCGCCGTGAGCGACAGTGTGCTCGCCGGCGCGGGAACGCGGATGCGGGGGCACGAGTTTCATCGGACCGTCGTCGAGCCCGGCTCGGGGGCGGCGCCCGCCTGGGGTGTGCTCACCGCTCGACGGCGGGTCGAAGGTTTCGTACAGCAGGGCGTGCACGCGAGTTATCTGCACACGCACTGGGCCTCGCAGCCCGGTGTCGCCCATCGGTTCGTGGAGAGGTGCCGGACGTCATGA
- the cobI gene encoding precorrin-2 C(20)-methyltransferase, producing MPDVMSSSRLIGVGVGPGDPELVTVKGVNALRAADVVVVPVMDTGERGRAEATVLHYVPEEKVVRVVFALNERTDRARREAAWDAAGERVAELLRGHGTVAFATIGDPNVYSTFTYLAQTIGELVPGTVVETVPGITAMQDLAARSGAVLTEGTEPLTLVPVTAGATVLKEALGGPGTVVAYKFGRQAGEVAEALRETGRLQDAVWGSALGLTDESIRPAAELDGTPLPYLSTLIAPARREGGRGGKL from the coding sequence GTGCCGGACGTCATGAGCAGCAGCAGGTTGATCGGAGTCGGGGTCGGTCCCGGTGATCCGGAGCTGGTGACCGTCAAGGGCGTCAACGCTCTGCGGGCCGCCGATGTCGTCGTCGTACCCGTGATGGACACGGGTGAGCGTGGGCGCGCCGAGGCGACCGTGCTGCATTACGTGCCCGAGGAGAAGGTCGTTCGGGTCGTGTTCGCCCTCAATGAGCGCACCGACCGGGCGCGGCGCGAGGCCGCCTGGGACGCGGCGGGCGAGCGGGTGGCCGAGTTGTTGCGCGGGCATGGCACCGTCGCCTTCGCGACCATCGGTGACCCCAACGTGTACTCCACCTTCACCTATCTCGCCCAGACCATCGGCGAGCTGGTGCCCGGCACCGTCGTCGAGACCGTCCCCGGCATCACCGCCATGCAGGACCTCGCCGCCCGTTCGGGAGCCGTGCTCACCGAGGGGACCGAGCCGCTCACGCTCGTGCCCGTCACGGCGGGGGCGACGGTGCTCAAGGAGGCCCTCGGCGGGCCCGGGACCGTCGTCGCCTACAAGTTCGGGCGCCAGGCGGGCGAGGTCGCCGAGGCCCTGCGGGAGACCGGGCGGCTCCAGGACGCGGTGTGGGGGTCGGCGCTGGGGCTGACGGACGAGTCGATCCGGCCGGCCGCCGAGCTCGACGGCACCCCCCTCCCCTACCTCTCGACGCTCATCGCACCCGCTCGGCGGGAGGGCGGCCGGGGCGGCAAGCTCTGA
- the cbiE gene encoding precorrin-6y C5,15-methyltransferase (decarboxylating) subunit CbiE codes for MTERPVTVVGTGTGAPLPKDVLAGAELVVGGRRHLDAVRLADGVERVVLGALAPALDTIAEYVAKDRRVVVLASGDPGFFGIVRVLAERFGAERLDVRAGVSSVAAAFARLGLTWDDAVVVSAHGREPHTAVNVCRAHPKVAVLTGPGAGPAELGAALARTAPGRVLVVASALGDPARERVERVLPGEAARRDWGTAVSVVLCLDETRAPGGVRTVAGAAAAPAEWALDEGEFAHRDSMITKFEVRALALARLGPRRGDLVWDIGAGSGSVAVECARFGAAVTAVEKTPDGIARIRANAAAHGVDVHVVHGAAPTVLSDLDDPDAVFIGGGGRELPAIVTACARRARRAVVVAMAALDRVPAAREALKSAGFDCDGVLLQSSRLAPLPGDVTRLAATNPVFLLWGVRPPVRTEEGVAQ; via the coding sequence ATGACCGAGCGGCCGGTCACGGTCGTCGGCACGGGGACGGGGGCTCCGCTGCCAAAGGACGTCCTCGCCGGGGCCGAGCTGGTGGTCGGCGGGCGGCGGCATCTGGACGCCGTACGACTGGCCGACGGCGTGGAGCGGGTCGTGCTCGGGGCGCTGGCTCCTGCCCTGGACACCATCGCGGAGTACGTCGCGAAGGACCGGCGGGTGGTCGTGCTGGCCTCCGGTGACCCCGGGTTCTTCGGGATCGTGCGGGTGCTGGCCGAGCGGTTCGGGGCGGAGCGGCTCGATGTGCGGGCCGGTGTGTCCTCCGTCGCCGCCGCCTTCGCGCGGCTCGGGCTGACCTGGGACGACGCGGTCGTCGTCAGCGCGCACGGGCGGGAGCCGCACACGGCCGTCAACGTCTGCCGGGCGCATCCGAAGGTGGCCGTGCTGACCGGGCCGGGCGCCGGGCCCGCCGAGTTGGGCGCGGCGCTCGCCCGTACCGCCCCCGGGCGGGTCCTGGTCGTGGCGTCCGCGCTGGGTGACCCCGCCCGCGAGCGTGTGGAACGGGTCTTGCCCGGCGAGGCCGCGCGGCGGGACTGGGGTACGGCGGTGAGTGTCGTGCTCTGCCTGGACGAGACGCGGGCGCCGGGCGGCGTGCGTACGGTCGCCGGGGCGGCCGCCGCGCCCGCCGAATGGGCCCTGGACGAGGGCGAGTTCGCGCACCGCGACTCCATGATCACCAAGTTCGAGGTGCGGGCGCTCGCCCTGGCCCGGCTCGGGCCGCGCCGCGGCGACCTCGTCTGGGACATCGGCGCGGGCTCCGGTTCCGTGGCCGTGGAGTGCGCGCGGTTCGGTGCCGCCGTCACCGCGGTCGAGAAGACCCCGGACGGCATCGCGCGGATCCGCGCCAACGCCGCCGCGCACGGCGTCGACGTCCACGTCGTGCACGGGGCGGCGCCCACCGTCCTGTCCGACCTCGACGATCCGGACGCCGTGTTCATCGGGGGCGGGGGGCGTGAGCTGCCGGCCATCGTCACGGCGTGTGCGCGGCGGGCGCGGCGTGCGGTCGTGGTCGCCATGGCGGCGCTGGACCGCGTGCCGGCGGCCCGCGAGGCGCTGAAGAGTGCCGGGTTCGACTGCGACGGGGTGCTGTTGCAGTCGTCCCGGCTCGCGCCGCTGCCGGGGGACGTGACCCGGCTGGCGGCGACCAATCCCGTGTTCCTGCTGTGGGGCGTCCGGCCTCCGGTTCGTACTGAAGAAGGAGTTGCCCAGTGA
- a CDS encoding putative cobaltochelatase, with the protein MTTPFPFTAVVGQDDLRLALLLNAVSPAVGGVLVRGEKGTAKSTAVRALSALMPEVAVVAGCRFSCDPATPDPACPDGPHEAGAGSERPARMVELPVGASEDRLVGALDIERALAEGVKAFEPGLLADAHRGILYVDEVNLLHDHLVDLLLDAAAMGASYVEREGVSVRHAARFLLVGTMNPEEGELRPQLLDRFGLTVEVAASREPDQRVEVVRRRLAYDDDPAGFAARWADEEAAVRARIVAARELLPSVRLGDGALRQIAATCAAFEVDGMRADIVMARTATALAAWAGRTDVLAEDVRQAALLALPHRRRRNPFDAPGLDEDKLDETLEEFSGEGEGDEDPDPDGPGGGGGQPPSEGPQADGGSGARPEAGEGGEPQPSGAGSGEQSAVRASAPFRTKVLSVPGIGEGAAGRRSRARTEHGRTTGARRPRGALTKLHLAATVQAAAPHQRARGRSGPGLVVRRDDLRQAVREGREGNLVLFVVDASGSMAARQRMSAVKGAVLSLLLDAYQRRDKVGLVTFRGSAADVALPPTSSVDAAAARLETLPTGGRTPLAAGLLKAHEVLRVERLRDPARRALVVVVTDGRATGGPEPVALAGRAARLFAAEGVASVVVDCESGPVRLGLAGQLAGELCGTAVTLDELRAESIAGLVRDVQGGSKRRAA; encoded by the coding sequence GTGACCACCCCCTTCCCCTTTACGGCCGTTGTCGGCCAGGACGACCTGCGGCTCGCGCTGCTGCTGAACGCCGTGTCACCGGCGGTCGGCGGTGTGCTGGTGCGCGGCGAGAAGGGCACGGCCAAGTCGACGGCGGTGCGGGCGCTTTCGGCGCTGATGCCCGAGGTTGCGGTGGTCGCCGGGTGCCGTTTCTCGTGCGACCCGGCCACTCCCGACCCCGCGTGCCCGGACGGGCCGCACGAGGCCGGGGCGGGCAGCGAGCGCCCCGCCCGTATGGTCGAGCTCCCCGTCGGCGCCTCCGAGGACCGGCTGGTGGGCGCGCTGGACATCGAGCGGGCCCTCGCCGAGGGCGTGAAGGCCTTCGAGCCGGGCCTGCTCGCGGACGCGCACCGCGGAATCCTGTACGTCGACGAGGTCAACCTCCTCCACGACCACCTCGTCGACCTGCTGCTGGACGCGGCAGCGATGGGCGCGTCGTACGTCGAGCGCGAGGGTGTCTCCGTCCGGCACGCCGCCCGTTTCCTGCTCGTCGGCACCATGAACCCCGAAGAGGGCGAGCTGCGCCCGCAGCTGCTCGACCGGTTCGGGCTGACCGTCGAGGTCGCGGCCTCACGGGAGCCCGATCAGCGGGTGGAGGTCGTACGGCGGCGGCTCGCGTACGACGACGATCCGGCCGGCTTCGCCGCGCGGTGGGCGGACGAGGAGGCCGCCGTACGGGCGCGGATCGTGGCGGCGCGGGAGCTGCTGCCGTCGGTGCGGCTGGGCGACGGGGCGCTGCGGCAGATCGCGGCCACCTGTGCCGCCTTCGAGGTGGACGGGATGCGGGCCGACATCGTGATGGCCCGTACGGCCACCGCGCTGGCCGCGTGGGCCGGGCGGACCGATGTGCTCGCCGAGGATGTGCGACAGGCGGCGCTGCTCGCGCTGCCGCACCGCAGGCGCCGTAATCCCTTTGACGCGCCGGGACTGGACGAGGACAAGCTCGACGAGACGCTGGAGGAGTTCTCCGGTGAGGGCGAGGGCGACGAGGATCCCGACCCCGACGGGCCCGGCGGGGGTGGCGGGCAGCCGCCGTCCGAGGGACCGCAGGCCGACGGTGGTTCCGGCGCGCGGCCCGAGGCCGGCGAGGGCGGGGAGCCGCAGCCTTCCGGGGCCGGTTCGGGCGAGCAGTCCGCCGTACGGGCCTCCGCGCCCTTCCGCACCAAGGTGCTCAGCGTGCCCGGCATCGGCGAGGGTGCCGCCGGGCGGCGTTCGCGGGCGCGGACGGAGCACGGGCGGACCACGGGGGCCCGGCGTCCCCGAGGGGCCCTGACCAAGCTGCACTTGGCGGCCACCGTGCAGGCGGCCGCGCCGCATCAGCGGGCTCGGGGCCGGTCCGGGCCGGGGCTCGTGGTGCGCCGGGACGATCTGCGGCAGGCGGTTCGGGAAGGGCGCGAGGGCAATCTCGTGCTGTTCGTCGTCGACGCCTCGGGGTCGATGGCGGCGCGGCAGCGGATGAGTGCGGTGAAGGGGGCCGTGCTGTCGCTGCTGCTGGATGCGTACCAGCGACGGGACAAGGTGGGGCTGGTGACGTTTCGCGGGTCGGCCGCCGATGTCGCGCTGCCGCCCACGTCGTCGGTGGATGCCGCCGCGGCTCGGCTGGAGACGCTGCCGACCGGTGGGCGTACTCCGCTCGCGGCCGGGCTGCTCAAGGCCCATGAGGTGCTGCGGGTGGAACGGCTCAGGGATCCGGCTCGGCGGGCGCTCGTCGTGGTCGTGACCGACGGGCGGGCCACGGGTGGCCCCGAGCCGGTCGCGCTCGCGGGGCGGGCGGCCCGGTTGTTCGCGGCGGAGGGTGTCGCGTCCGTGGTGGTCGACTGCGAGTCGGGGCCTGTGCGGCTGGGGCTCGCGGGGCAGCTCGCGGGTGAGCTGTGCGGTACGGCCGTGACGCTGGACGAGTTGCGGGCGGAGTCGATCGCCGGGCTGGTCAGGGATGTACAGGGTGGGTCGAAGAGGAGGGCCGCGTAA
- the cobM gene encoding precorrin-4 C(11)-methyltransferase — protein sequence MADALTGKVTFVGAGPGAADLLTFRAARAIAEADVVIWAASLVQAEVLQHAREDAEILDSATMSLEDVVAVYERAHEAGLKVARIHSGDPALWGGTQEQLDRCAGIGVETEVVPGVSAFSAVAALAQRELTIPEVAQSVVLTRLGGGKTPMPPGEEVREFAKHGTTMAIFLSAARSGQLVRELLEGGYPTSTPVVVAYQATWPEELVVKCTIGTLEETVKEHKLWKHTLFLVGPALDAQGTRSHLYHPGHFHGYRKADPQARRALRERGAST from the coding sequence ATGGCCGATGCCCTCACCGGCAAGGTGACCTTCGTCGGTGCCGGCCCCGGCGCCGCCGATCTGCTGACGTTCCGTGCCGCGCGTGCCATCGCCGAGGCCGACGTCGTGATCTGGGCGGCCAGCCTGGTGCAGGCGGAGGTCCTCCAGCACGCGCGCGAGGACGCCGAGATCCTCGACTCGGCCACCATGTCCCTGGAGGACGTCGTCGCCGTGTACGAGCGGGCCCATGAGGCCGGGCTCAAGGTCGCCCGTATTCACTCCGGTGACCCCGCCCTCTGGGGCGGTACGCAGGAGCAGCTCGACCGGTGTGCCGGGATCGGCGTCGAGACCGAGGTCGTGCCCGGGGTCTCCGCCTTCTCCGCCGTGGCCGCGCTCGCCCAGCGGGAGCTGACCATCCCCGAGGTCGCGCAGTCCGTCGTCCTCACCCGGCTCGGTGGCGGCAAGACGCCGATGCCGCCCGGCGAGGAGGTGCGGGAGTTCGCCAAGCACGGGACCACCATGGCGATCTTCCTGTCGGCCGCCCGTAGCGGGCAGCTCGTGCGGGAGCTGTTGGAGGGCGGGTATCCGACGTCCACGCCGGTCGTCGTCGCCTACCAGGCGACCTGGCCGGAGGAACTCGTCGTGAAGTGCACGATCGGGACGCTGGAGGAGACCGTCAAGGAGCACAAGCTCTGGAAGCACACCCTGTTCCTGGTCGGCCCGGCCCTGGACGCGCAGGGCACGCGCTCGCACCTCTACCACCCCGGTCACTTCCACGGATACCGGAAGGCCGACCCTCAGGCGCGCCGGGCGCTGCGCGAGCGCGGGGCGAGCACGTGA
- a CDS encoding sirohydrochlorin chelatase — MTTPPPALLIAGHGTRDDAGAEAFRDFVRELGARHPELPVAGGFIELSPPPLGDAVTELVERGVRRFAAVPLMLVSAGHAKGDIPAALAREKERHPGISYTYGRPLGPHPSLLSVLERRLDEALGAGGRTPGDRADVTVLLVGRGSTDPDANAEVHKAARLLWEGRGYAGVETAFVSLAAPDVPSGLDRCVKLGARKIVVLPYFLFTGILPDRVRQQTEGWAAAHPEVEVRSADVIGPEPELLDLVMERYEEALKGDLRMNCDSCVYRIALPGFEDKVGMPQQPHFHPDDDGHHHGHGHHDHGHHHGTHSHAH; from the coding sequence GTGACCACCCCGCCGCCCGCCCTGCTCATCGCCGGTCATGGCACCCGGGACGATGCCGGAGCCGAGGCGTTCCGCGACTTCGTCCGGGAGCTGGGGGCCCGCCACCCCGAACTGCCCGTCGCGGGCGGCTTCATCGAACTGTCCCCGCCGCCGCTGGGCGACGCCGTGACCGAGCTGGTCGAGCGGGGCGTACGGCGGTTCGCCGCCGTGCCGCTGATGCTGGTGTCCGCCGGGCACGCCAAGGGTGACATCCCGGCGGCGCTGGCCCGCGAGAAGGAGCGGCACCCCGGGATCTCGTACACCTACGGCCGCCCGCTCGGCCCGCACCCGTCGCTGCTGTCCGTCCTGGAGCGGCGCCTGGACGAGGCGCTCGGCGCCGGGGGCCGCACGCCCGGGGACCGGGCCGATGTGACCGTGCTGCTGGTCGGGCGCGGGTCGACCGACCCGGACGCCAACGCCGAGGTGCACAAGGCGGCGCGGCTGCTGTGGGAGGGGCGCGGATACGCGGGCGTGGAGACGGCGTTCGTGTCGCTCGCGGCGCCGGACGTGCCGAGCGGCCTGGACCGCTGCGTGAAGCTCGGTGCGCGGAAGATCGTCGTTCTCCCCTACTTCCTCTTCACCGGCATCCTGCCGGACCGCGTGCGGCAGCAGACGGAGGGCTGGGCGGCCGCGCACCCGGAGGTCGAGGTGCGCTCGGCGGATGTCATCGGTCCGGAGCCGGAGCTCCTCGACCTGGTGATGGAGCGGTACGAGGAGGCGCTGAAGGGCGACCTGCGGATGAACTGCGACTCGTGCGTGTACCGCATCGCGCTGCCCGGCTTCGAGGACAAGGTCGGCATGCCCCAGCAGCCGCACTTCCACCCGGACGACGACGGCCACCACCACGGGCACGGTCATCACGACCACGGCCACCACCATGGCACCCACTCCCATGCCCACTGA